In Chondrinema litorale, the DNA window ATTTTTCCAGAAAATGTATGGGCTAATGGATTAGTTACTGATAAAGAAGGGAATATTTATGCCACTAATATGTATAATTCTAATGATAGAAACTTTCTTGAAAAATTTCAAAAGACATTACCAACCGGACAAATCTGGAAATGGAATTCAATATCTGGATGGCAAGCTTTATCTTCTAAATCTTTTTCTGCTGCAAATGGGATTGCCATCTCCCCTACTTATGATTATTTGATAATTTCTGAATGGGCTAGCAAAACTATTTACAAAATGAGTTTAGATAAATTGGAGCTCACAAGTATTAAAATAGATTTTTTACCCGATAACATTAGATGGACAAATGATGGATTATTGCTAATAACAGGACAAAAAGGTTTACCCCACAAAGTATTTACAAGTAAGGGTATAAATGCAGAAAACATGTATTTTAAAGTGATAAAACTGAATCCTGAGTTGCTGACTTACCAAAAATTAATTGATGGTGGGAATCAAAAATTTGCAAATGGAACTGTAACTATAGAAGTAGGAAATTCTTATTGGATAGGATGTGTTCAAAATAATAAAATAGCTGTTTATACTAAAAATAGATAAAATGCCAGAGTTCTTTCATGATAAAAAACTTTATTATACTCCAATAGAATTTGCAATTAGCCACATAGGAGGTACTTGGAAGATGCCCATCTTATGGAGATTACAAAACAGCCCGCAACGCTTTAGCGAGTTAAAAAATGATATCCCCCATATTACAGACAAAATGCTTACTAGCCAGCTAAGAGAACTAGAAAGTAAAGGAATGATTAACCGGAAAGTATATGCAGTAGTACCACCTAAAGTAGAATACACTTTAACAGAAAAAGGTAAGAAAGCAATTCCTGTTATTGAAATAATTATGAAGTATGGCTATGAATTAATCAAAGAAAATGGGATTGATTTCCCTCCTGAAAATAAGAAATAACTCTGTCTTATTAATCACTAGCTTTTTTAGAGATGAAGTTTTATTCACTTTTATATTATTCATTTGTTATTGACCTTTATTCGCAAAAAGGAAAGTCAACAGCAGAAGAGCTAATCTAGTAATTATTTAATCCAAAACATTTATCTAATTATCTATCCAGTTCTTAAAATCTAATACTTTTTCTCTGCTTACAATTAAATCATACTTGCAAGGAGTATCGATAAACACCTTTAGCCGGCTGTTTACATAATTTCTGATTTCTTGGATATCATCAATATGAATAATAAACTTTCGGTTTATTCTATAGAATCTTTTTGGGTTTAAGTACTCAGATTCAAGTTCTTCCAATGTGTAATCTACAATATATCTTTTAGCATTATTTTTTTCTAACAAATAAACTACTTTACCCTCTGCATAAAAACAACCAATGTTTTCAACTGGCACAAACTTAAACTTATCCCCTACTTTTACTAAAAATCGCTTTTTGTACTTCTCGTCTTTGTTGCCAATTGCAAGCAATAGTTTTTGATAATCAAAGCCAGAAAAATCATGAATATCCTCTCCATTGGCTGTAACCAATTGCTCCTTTTTAAGCCATAGCTTTTTAAACTTGTCAATAGCCATTTTTAATTCTAAATAATTAATAGGCTTTAATAAGTAATCGATGCTATTGGTTTTGAAAGCTTTTAACATATAGCTCTCATAAGTTGTAGTGAAAATTACTGGTGTATCTAAATCAACCTTTTCAAAAATTTCAAAGCTTTTGCCATCAGCCAGTTGAATATCCATAAACACCAAATCGACATGGCCTCCCCTCGCAAAAAAATCAACTGTATCTTTGATTGTATCACAAAAACCTACAATTTCTATTTGTTCGTCGTATTGTTTTACTAAGTCAGCAAGTCTTTCACAAGCTAGATTTTCATCTTCAACTATTAATACTTTCATGTTCCAGCATTTGTAGGAGAGGTATTTTTACAATAAACTCTCGCTCGTTAAAATTTATCTCTATGCTCTTGTCTGAGATAAACTGGTATCTAGCCTTAATGTTTTTGAGTCCTACAAATGTTGAATCTATATATTTATCAGACTTTGGCTTAACTGTATTTTCGATTATTATATAGTTATTATCAGTTGAATTGTAAATTTTTATTAGAAGGGGATTTGATGTGGAAATTTCATTATGCTTTATGGCATTCTCTAA includes these proteins:
- a CDS encoding winged helix-turn-helix transcriptional regulator; this translates as MPEFFHDKKLYYTPIEFAISHIGGTWKMPILWRLQNSPQRFSELKNDIPHITDKMLTSQLRELESKGMINRKVYAVVPPKVEYTLTEKGKKAIPVIEIIMKYGYELIKENGIDFPPENKK
- a CDS encoding LytR/AlgR family response regulator transcription factor, producing MKVLIVEDENLACERLADLVKQYDEQIEIVGFCDTIKDTVDFFARGGHVDLVFMDIQLADGKSFEIFEKVDLDTPVIFTTTYESYMLKAFKTNSIDYLLKPINYLELKMAIDKFKKLWLKKEQLVTANGEDIHDFSGFDYQKLLLAIGNKDEKYKKRFLVKVGDKFKFVPVENIGCFYAEGKVVYLLEKNNAKRYIVDYTLEELESEYLNPKRFYRINRKFIIHIDDIQEIRNYVNSRLKVFIDTPCKYDLIVSREKVLDFKNWIDN